In Flammeovirgaceae bacterium 311, one DNA window encodes the following:
- a CDS encoding 8-amino-7-oxononanoate synthase (COG0156 7-keto-8-aminopelargonate synthetase and related enzymes): MYQILNRMNQQLLRREQEAGLRYLPKQLPEIDFASNDYLGLARSQQLSRNIREACDEYPASLHGATGSRLITGNMALADSVEQELARYLHAEVCLLYNSGYAANQGLLSSLLLRGDTVIYDELAHACIKDGCRLSPAQRFSFKHNDIDHLRQKIRRAQGQVIVVVESVYSMDGDEAPLAALVELCKEYSAGLVVDEAHSTGLWGPGGAGLCVEKGLQDEVLARIHTFGKAMGVHGACVAGRDVLIRFLLNYSRTFIYTTALPAHSVLGIREAVRYRMQHPGLMQQLERNIQLFHDLLKEKDDFLQKSLLPSRTAIQAVLIPGNERVVKVARSLQAEQFMVWPILAPTVPEGEERLRICLHQYNTPDEIERLVNLLHKLLA, from the coding sequence ATGTATCAGATCCTGAATAGAATGAACCAGCAGTTGTTGCGCAGAGAGCAGGAAGCAGGCCTGCGTTATTTGCCAAAACAGCTGCCAGAAATAGATTTTGCTTCTAATGATTACCTGGGCCTTGCCAGATCTCAGCAGCTTTCACGCAACATCAGGGAAGCTTGTGACGAATACCCGGCTTCTTTGCATGGCGCCACCGGCTCCCGGCTGATTACCGGAAACATGGCTTTGGCAGACAGCGTAGAGCAGGAGCTGGCCCGTTACCTGCACGCCGAGGTTTGCCTGCTTTATAACTCTGGTTATGCAGCCAACCAGGGATTACTTTCTTCGCTCTTGCTGCGTGGAGATACTGTGATCTATGATGAACTGGCCCATGCCTGCATCAAAGATGGCTGCCGCCTTTCTCCGGCACAGCGGTTTTCCTTCAAACATAACGATATAGACCATCTCCGGCAGAAAATACGCCGGGCACAGGGCCAGGTAATAGTAGTGGTAGAGTCTGTATACTCTATGGATGGGGATGAAGCACCACTTGCTGCGCTGGTTGAGCTTTGCAAAGAATATAGTGCAGGTTTGGTAGTGGATGAAGCCCATAGCACAGGACTCTGGGGTCCGGGCGGTGCTGGTTTGTGTGTGGAAAAAGGGCTGCAGGATGAAGTGCTGGCCCGCATTCATACCTTTGGAAAGGCCATGGGCGTACATGGTGCCTGTGTAGCAGGCAGGGACGTGCTGATCCGGTTTTTGCTGAATTACTCCCGCACCTTTATTTATACAACTGCCTTGCCGGCACACTCTGTACTGGGCATCAGGGAAGCAGTTCGATACAGAATGCAGCACCCCGGTCTCATGCAGCAACTGGAGCGGAACATACAGCTGTTTCATGATCTGCTGAAAGAAAAAGACGATTTTTTACAAAAGAGTCTCCTGCCAAGCCGCACCGCCATACAGGCAGTGCTGATTCCAGGAAATGAACGGGTGGTAAAGGTTGCACGCAGTCTGCAGGCAGAGCAGTTTATGGTATGGCCCATACTTGCTCCTACGGTGCCGGAAGGTGAGGAGCGCCTGCGTATCTGCCTGCATCAGTATAATACACCTGATGAAATAGAGCGTTTGGTCAATCTCCTGCATAAGCTGCTGGCATGA
- a CDS encoding biotin synthase (COG0502 Biotin synthase and related enzymes) translates to MPGLFSAQYNLQFGHVITYFRFRKPETSMSDIRNTWTRKDIEAVYHQPLLELVYKAATVHRQHHDPQEVQVCTLLSIKTGGCPEDCSYCPQAARYHTNVKVHKLLEVEEVIGKAREAKEAGSTRFCMGAAWREVRDNRDFDKVLEMVKGVNGMGMEVCCTLGMLTEEQAQKLQHAGLYAYNHNLDTSEEHYSDIISTRTYNDRLNTLENVRKSGISVCSGGIIGMGEAVEDRIGMLHTLVNLPEHPESVPVNALVPVEGTPLENQPKVPVWDMIRMIATARILMPKAMVRLSAGRVRMTLEEQALCFMAGANSIFAGDKLLTTPNPDVLSDGEMFQILNLKPRAAFKEGEAPVTWEQIPSAQRV, encoded by the coding sequence ATGCCAGGGCTTTTTTCTGCACAATACAATTTGCAATTTGGGCACGTTATCACTTATTTCAGGTTTCGTAAACCAGAAACCTCTATGAGTGATATACGCAACACCTGGACTCGCAAAGATATAGAAGCTGTTTACCACCAGCCTCTGCTGGAACTGGTGTACAAGGCTGCCACGGTGCACCGCCAGCACCATGATCCGCAGGAAGTACAAGTTTGCACCCTGCTTTCCATTAAAACAGGTGGCTGCCCCGAAGACTGCTCTTACTGTCCGCAGGCGGCCCGTTACCACACCAATGTTAAGGTCCATAAGCTACTGGAGGTAGAGGAGGTAATAGGCAAGGCACGCGAGGCCAAAGAGGCAGGGAGTACTCGCTTTTGCATGGGAGCTGCCTGGCGCGAAGTGCGCGATAACCGCGATTTTGATAAGGTGCTGGAAATGGTAAAAGGTGTGAATGGCATGGGCATGGAGGTTTGCTGCACCCTGGGGATGCTAACTGAAGAACAGGCCCAAAAACTGCAGCATGCAGGGCTGTATGCTTATAACCATAACCTTGATACCAGCGAGGAACACTATAGCGATATCATCAGCACCCGCACCTACAATGACCGTCTGAATACCCTGGAAAATGTACGGAAAAGCGGCATATCAGTCTGCAGTGGCGGTATCATAGGCATGGGCGAGGCGGTAGAGGACCGTATAGGCATGCTGCACACCCTGGTAAACCTGCCCGAACACCCCGAAAGCGTGCCGGTGAATGCCCTGGTACCGGTTGAGGGTACCCCCTTGGAAAACCAGCCGAAGGTGCCGGTATGGGACATGATCAGAATGATTGCCACTGCCCGTATTCTAATGCCTAAGGCCATGGTGCGCCTTTCTGCAGGCCGCGTGCGCATGACGCTGGAAGAGCAGGCCTTGTGCTTTATGGCAGGCGCCAACTCTATTTTTGCCGGTGATAAACTGCTTACCACGCCAAATCCTGATGTGCTGTCAGATGGGGAGATGTTCCAGATCCTGAACCTGAAGCCAAGAGCTGCCTTCAAAGAAGGAGAAGCACCGGTTACATGGGAACAGATACCTTCGGCACAAAGAGTATAG
- a CDS encoding signal peptide peptidase sppa, 67k type (COG0616 Periplasmic serine proteases (ClpP class)): MLQFLKAVGATIVGLILFSVLMLIVGGAIIGAIASRDQEVEVKDNTVLHLKLDKPIVERANDDDISALDAIPGISAGNIGLIEVIDAIKHAREDDRIKGILLQPQYVRAGYASLKEIRDELGRFKESGKWIYAYNEQYTEKDYYLASVADKIYLNPAGNLELNGLVSEQVFVKGTLEKLGVEPQIFRVGEFKSAVEPLIRNDMSEASREQTNSFLNNIYQTFLREVSQSRNIEVNELERISDEMLVRRAEDALKYKIVDELGYLDQIHAEMRNILGIEDDTEKINTIGYKKYRKAFKPGGSGSDRVAVIVATGDIISGSGDKESIGSDKFAKLIRDARLNDRVKAVVLRINSPGGSALASDVIWREVILTSQTKPIIASMSDLAASGGYYMAMGCDTIVAQPNTITGSIGIFGVLFNAQEFMTDKLGITTDVVQTGELSNLYRVTRPLSPYERSIIQLSVEEGYDSFTRKAAEGRNMSVEQLREVASGRVWSGLEAKDRGLVDILGGLDDAVKIAAGKAGLEEGNYRLRYYPEKKSFLEELFGNLEEDMETKALQREFGVFYPYVKQFQKLQRFEGVQARLPYELVIE, encoded by the coding sequence ATGTTACAGTTTCTGAAGGCCGTTGGTGCTACTATCGTAGGTCTTATTTTGTTTTCTGTTTTAATGTTGATAGTTGGAGGGGCCATTATAGGTGCAATTGCCTCCCGTGATCAGGAGGTGGAGGTAAAAGACAATACAGTACTGCACCTAAAGCTCGACAAGCCAATTGTAGAACGCGCCAACGACGATGATATATCGGCGCTGGATGCAATTCCGGGGATCAGTGCAGGTAATATTGGTCTTATTGAGGTGATTGATGCCATTAAGCATGCCAGGGAAGATGATCGCATCAAAGGTATCTTACTGCAACCACAATATGTTAGGGCGGGTTATGCTTCACTTAAAGAAATCAGGGATGAGCTGGGGCGCTTCAAAGAAAGCGGCAAATGGATTTATGCTTATAATGAGCAGTATACCGAAAAAGATTACTACCTGGCATCTGTTGCTGATAAAATTTACCTGAACCCTGCCGGTAATCTTGAGCTGAATGGCCTGGTATCGGAACAGGTGTTTGTAAAAGGCACGCTTGAAAAACTGGGGGTTGAGCCGCAGATTTTCAGGGTGGGCGAATTTAAATCTGCAGTGGAGCCTCTCATCCGTAATGATATGAGTGAAGCCAGCCGAGAGCAGACAAATTCTTTTTTGAACAACATTTACCAGACTTTTCTGCGGGAGGTTAGCCAGAGCAGAAACATTGAGGTAAATGAGCTGGAGCGTATCTCTGACGAAATGCTGGTACGCCGGGCCGAAGATGCCCTTAAATACAAAATAGTAGATGAGCTGGGGTACCTGGATCAGATTCATGCTGAAATGAGAAACATACTGGGCATTGAGGATGATACAGAAAAAATCAATACCATTGGCTACAAAAAATACCGTAAGGCATTCAAGCCCGGAGGTAGCGGCAGTGACCGTGTTGCCGTTATTGTGGCTACGGGAGATATTATAAGTGGTAGTGGCGACAAAGAAAGCATCGGATCTGATAAGTTTGCCAAACTGATACGCGATGCACGCCTGAATGACAGGGTAAAAGCTGTGGTGTTGCGCATCAACTCTCCAGGTGGCAGCGCCCTGGCCTCAGATGTGATCTGGCGCGAGGTTATACTCACCAGCCAGACTAAACCAATTATTGCCTCCATGTCAGATCTGGCTGCATCAGGAGGTTACTATATGGCCATGGGCTGCGATACCATTGTGGCACAGCCCAACACCATTACCGGCTCTATTGGTATATTTGGTGTGCTCTTCAATGCACAGGAGTTCATGACAGACAAGCTGGGTATAACTACTGATGTGGTACAAACAGGAGAATTATCCAATCTCTACAGAGTGACCCGTCCTCTTAGCCCATACGAAAGAAGTATAATTCAGCTTTCTGTGGAGGAGGGTTACGACAGTTTTACCCGTAAAGCTGCCGAAGGACGTAACATGTCTGTAGAGCAACTGAGAGAAGTTGCTTCCGGCCGCGTATGGTCAGGACTTGAGGCAAAAGACCGTGGTCTGGTAGATATACTGGGCGGATTAGATGATGCCGTTAAAATTGCGGCAGGCAAAGCAGGTCTGGAAGAGGGAAATTACAGATTGAGATACTATCCTGAAAAGAAAAGTTTTCTGGAGGAGCTATTCGGTAACCTGGAAGAAGATATGGAAACCAAAGCCCTCCAAAGAGAATTCGGTGTTTTTTATCCTTATGTAAAGCAGTTTCAGAAGCTTCAGCGCTTTGAAGGCGTACAGGCCAGACTTCCCTACGAGTTAGTTATTGAATAA
- a CDS encoding 2-amino-4-hydroxy-6-hydroxymethyldihydropteridine pyrophosphokinase (COG0801 7,8-dihydro-6-hydroxymethylpterin-pyrophosphokinase), which translates to MNGIYLLLGSNLGNRMVWLEQALLAIEKKVGRLKAQSSLYETAAWGKEDQPAFLNQVVEISTKLSPQELITALLQIEQSLDRVREEAWAARTIDLDILYYGDQQFSTPALTIPHPRLHLRRFTLVPLCEIAPLLVHPLLKKNNLQLLGECPDQLEVTLFG; encoded by the coding sequence ATGAACGGCATTTATCTTCTTTTAGGTAGCAATTTAGGCAACAGAATGGTGTGGCTGGAGCAGGCACTGCTTGCTATAGAAAAAAAGGTGGGCAGGTTAAAAGCACAGAGCAGCCTGTATGAAACAGCAGCATGGGGTAAAGAAGATCAGCCGGCTTTCCTGAACCAGGTGGTAGAGATCAGTACAAAACTATCGCCACAGGAGCTTATTACAGCCTTACTTCAGATAGAGCAATCGCTTGACAGGGTACGTGAAGAAGCCTGGGCAGCCCGCACCATCGACCTGGACATTCTTTATTACGGAGATCAGCAGTTCTCCACTCCGGCGCTTACCATTCCCCATCCGCGCCTGCACCTAAGGCGGTTTACCCTGGTGCCGCTTTGCGAAATAGCACCTCTTTTAGTACACCCCCTGCTTAAAAAAAACAACCTCCAGCTGCTCGGAGAGTGCCCCGACCAGCTGGAGGTAACGCTATTTGGCTAA
- a CDS encoding malonyl CoA-acyl carrier protein transacylase (COG0331 (acyl-carrier-protein) S-malonyltransferase): protein MKAYIFPGQGAQFTGMGKDLYDASEKARTLFGQANSILGFNISDIMFSGSADDLKQTRVTQPAIFIHSVILARLLDNFRPDMVAGHSLGEFSALVAAGAITFEDGLALVYKRAMAMQAACEAEPSSMAAVLGLDDRAVEEACAAVQGEVVVAANYNCPGQLVISGSQEGVARAGELLKERGAKRVLPLQVRGAFHSPLMEPAREELQDAILKTNFKEPICPVYQNVDALPATNTATIKQNLISQLTAPVRWTQSVQNMVADGATEFIECGPGKVLQGLVKKIHSEATVSSAEAV from the coding sequence ATGAAAGCCTATATTTTTCCAGGTCAGGGCGCCCAGTTTACGGGCATGGGCAAAGACCTCTACGATGCATCCGAGAAGGCACGTACCCTATTCGGTCAGGCAAACAGCATCCTGGGATTCAATATATCAGATATCATGTTCAGCGGCTCTGCCGATGACCTGAAACAAACCCGGGTAACCCAACCAGCCATTTTTATACATTCCGTAATACTGGCCAGGTTGCTTGATAATTTCAGGCCCGATATGGTAGCCGGCCATTCCCTGGGAGAATTTTCTGCCCTGGTAGCTGCTGGTGCTATTACCTTTGAAGATGGGCTTGCCCTGGTTTACAAACGTGCTATGGCCATGCAGGCAGCCTGTGAAGCGGAACCTTCCAGCATGGCTGCAGTGCTGGGCCTGGACGACAGAGCCGTAGAAGAAGCCTGCGCTGCTGTTCAGGGTGAAGTGGTAGTGGCAGCCAATTATAACTGCCCCGGGCAGCTGGTAATTTCAGGCTCGCAGGAAGGTGTTGCCAGGGCAGGCGAGCTCCTGAAAGAAAGAGGCGCCAAGCGGGTGTTGCCGCTGCAGGTAAGAGGCGCTTTTCACTCTCCCCTGATGGAGCCAGCCCGGGAAGAGCTGCAGGATGCTATTCTCAAAACCAACTTCAAAGAACCCATCTGCCCTGTTTATCAAAATGTGGATGCCCTGCCGGCAACCAACACAGCCACCATCAAGCAAAACCTCATCAGTCAGCTAACAGCGCCCGTCCGCTGGACCCAGTCCGTACAGAATATGGTAGCCGATGGCGCCACCGAATTCATTGAGTGCGGTCCCGGTAAGGTGCTGCAGGGCTTGGTGAAAAAGATCCACTCCGAGGCTACCGTTAGCAGTGCGGAAGCTGTGTAA
- a CDS encoding hypothetical protein (COG3011 Uncharacterized protein conserved in bacteria) produces MIKDNIQPAALRRANGKAVVLFDGVCNLCNGAVDFIVRRDTRHKFMFASLQSEAGQELLNHYGLPLDAYESMVLLKGGKLYQKSTAALEIASELPGGWSLMRIFKGVPAPLRNAIYSFIATNRYRFFGKKETCRLPTPDERSRFLG; encoded by the coding sequence ATGATAAAAGATAATATTCAGCCCGCAGCCCTGCGGCGGGCAAATGGAAAAGCAGTAGTATTATTTGATGGTGTCTGTAATTTGTGCAATGGAGCTGTAGACTTTATCGTTCGCCGCGATACCCGGCATAAATTTATGTTTGCTTCCCTGCAGTCTGAGGCAGGGCAGGAGCTGCTGAATCACTACGGGCTGCCCCTGGATGCCTACGAAAGCATGGTGCTGCTGAAAGGGGGAAAGCTGTATCAGAAAAGTACCGCCGCCCTTGAAATTGCCAGCGAGCTGCCGGGGGGCTGGTCGCTGATGCGGATATTTAAGGGAGTACCTGCACCACTGCGCAACGCCATCTACTCTTTTATTGCCACCAATCGTTACCGTTTTTTTGGTAAGAAGGAGACCTGCAGGCTGCCCACGCCTGATGAACGCAGCCGCTTTCTTGGTTGA